A single genomic interval of Malania oleifera isolate guangnan ecotype guangnan chromosome 13, ASM2987363v1, whole genome shotgun sequence harbors:
- the LOC131146248 gene encoding pentatricopeptide repeat-containing protein At4g13650 produces the protein MLASSISLRGSLSSSLFYFIPLKLTDQTAWKSTNIFPKLCFSSNVGRLNTTGFSFSSTATCHAFDEFPVGTNESSFLSVSGKDGLDCLHVMEERAVRPNYQTYIWLLDGCLNSGSLMEAKRLHGTILKLGVDGEPALSGRLIDVYLEHGDLEDAVTVFDDMSSPTVSSWNKIISQFVTKRLNAKVLHLFSRMLAENVSPDESTFASALRVCRGGDVTFHCIEQIHAKIIRYGFANSQIVCNPLIDIYSKNGFVDSARLIFQGLHLRDNVSWVAMISGLSQNEHEEEALLLFCEMHKSGIVPTPYALSSVISACTKIELFWLAQQMHALIFKWGLSSETFVCNSLVTLYSRLGNLISAEQIFSKMQSRDGISYNSLISGLAQCGFSDKALQLFEKMQCDCYKPDCVTIASLLSACASVGALYKGKQLHSYAIKAGISSDIIIEGSLLDLYVRCSDIETAHDFFLTTVTDNVVLWNVMLVAYGQLGDLNESFQIFSQMQVEGMEPNQYTYPSILRTCTSLGALDLGEQIHTQVIKTGYQLNIYVCSVLIDMYAKHKRLDTAMKILRRLPEDDVVSWTAMVAGYAQHDLCVQALELFEEMQSLGIRSDNIGFSSAISACAGVQALNQGQQIHAQSYICGYSEDLSIGNALVNLYAKCGRIQDAYLAFEKIDPKDTISWNGLISGFAQSRYCEEALQVFAQMNRDGIEATLFTFSSAVSAAANVANIKQGEQIHAMILKTGYDSETEASNALITLYAKCGSIDDAKRQFLEMPERNEISWNAMITGYSQHGCGNEALRLFEEMKLMGLLPNHVTFVGVLSACSHVGLVNEGLDHFKSISKEHGLVPKTEHYVCVVDILGRAGLLDWAREFIKEMPIEPDAMVWLSLLSACRVHKNMEIGEFAARHLLELEPKDSAAFVLLSNIYAVAGKWDCRDQTRQMMKDRGVKKEPGCSWIEVKNSVHAFFVGDQLHPLAKEIYEFLEDLNKQAAKVGYVQDRNSLWSDTEQEQKDPNMYIHSEKLAVAFGLLSLSHAMPVRVMKNLRVCNDCHNWIKFVSKISSRIIVVRDAYRFHHFDGGVCSCKDYW, from the exons ATGCTTGCGAGCTCTATTTCCCTCCGTGGGTCCTTGTCCAGTTCCTTATTTTATTTCATCCCTCTAAAACTCACAGACCAAACCGCCTGGAAATCTACCAACATATTCCCTAAG CTCTGCTTCTCTTCGAATGTGGGCAGACTTAATACAACTGGATTTAGTTTTAGTAGCACGGCCACTTGCCATGCTTTCGATGAATTTCCTGTTGGGACAAATGAATCAAGTTTCTTAAGCGTAAGCGGGAAAGATGGACTTGATTGTCTTCATGTTATGGAGGAGCGGGCGGTGCGTCCAAACTATCAAACCTACATATGGCTTTTGGATGGGTGTTTGAATTCTGGGTCTTTAATGGAGGCAAAGAGGCTCCACGGAACAATTTTGAAGTTGGGTGTTGATGGAGAACCAGCTTTGTCTGGCCGGCTTATTGATGTTTATTTAGAACATGGTGATTTAGAAGATGCAGTCACGGTTTTTGATGATATGTCCAGTCCTACTGTATCTTCCTGGAATAAAATAATTTCTCAATTTGTTACGAAAAGGTTGAATGCTAAAGTTCTGCATCTATTTTCACGAATGCTAGCGGAAAATGTGAGTCCAGATGAATCTACTTTTGCCAGTGCCTTAAGGGTTTGTCGTGGTGGTGATGTCACTTTTCACTGCATTGAACAGATTCATGCCAAAATTATTCGGTATGGATTTGCTAATAGTCAGATTGTGTGCAATCCCTTAATTGATATCTACTCGAAGAATGGATTTGTAGATTCTGCTAGGTTAATATTCCAGGGATTACATTTGAGGGATAATGTGTCTTGGGTGGCTATGATCTCTGGTCTATCCCAAAATGAACATGAAGAAGAAGCACTTCTATTATTTTGTGAAATGCATAAATCAGGAATTGTACCTACGCCGTATGCCTTGTCGAGTGTTATAAGTGCCTGCACCAAAATAGAGTTATTTTGGCTGGCACAGCAAATGCATGCACTTATTTTCAAGTGGGGGCTTTCTTCTGAGACTTTCGTGTGCAATTCTCTTGTCACACTCTATTCTCGCTTGGGGAACTTGATATCTGCTGAACAGATTTTCAGTAAAATGCAAAGCAGGGATGGAATTTCGTACAACTCACTCATCTCAGGGCTTGCACAGTGTGGATTCAGTGACAAAGCTCTCCAGTTGTTTGAGAAAATGCAATGTGATTGCTACAAACCAGATTGTGTTACGATTGCAAGCCTCTTGAGTGCCTGTGCCTCAGTTGGGGCTCTTTATAAGGGAAAACAACTCCATTCATATGCTATAAAGGCAGGAATCTCATCAGATATCATCATTGAAGGTTCCCTGCTTGACCTTTACGTGAGATGCTCTGACATAGAAACTGCCCATGATTTCTTTCTTACGACAGTGACAGATAATGTGGTTCTTTGGAATGTCATGCTAGTGGCATATGGGCAGTTGGGTGATTTGAATGAGTCATTTCAGATATTCTCTCAGATGCAGGTTGAAGGTATGGAACCAAATCAATACACTTATCCAAGCATATTGAGAACCTGTACTTCTTTGGGAGCTCTTGATTTAGGAGAGCAAATCCACACTCAAGTCATAAAAACTGGTTACCAGCTTAACATCTATGTTTGTAGTGTGCTTATAGACATGTATGCTAAGCATAAAAGGCTAGACACTGCCATGAAAATTCTTAGAAGACTTCCCGAGGATGATGTTGTCTCTTGGACAGCTATGGTTGCTGGGTATGCGCAGCATGATTTGTGTGTGCAAGCTCTTGAACTTTTTGAAGAAATGCAAAGCTTAGGGATCCGATCAGATAACATAGGATTTTCAAGTGCAATCAGTGCATGTGCCGGTGTGCAAGCATTGAATCAGGGACAACAAATTCATGCTCAATCGTACATCTGTGGTTATTCAGAAGATCTTTCAATTGGAAATGCACTTGTTAATCTCTATGCTAAATGTGGTCGAATACAAGATGCTTATCTAGCATTTGAAAAAATTGATCCTAAAGACACTATATCATGGAACGGATTGATATCAGGATTTGCTCAGAGCAGGTACTGTGAGGAAGCACTGCAGGTTTTTGCTCAAATGAATCGAGATGGAATTGAAGCTACTTTATTCACATTTAGCTCCGCAGTCAGTGCTGCTGCTAATGTAGCAAATATAAAACAAGGGGAGCAAATTCACGCTATGATCTTAAAAACAGGATATGATTCAGAAACTGAGGCTTCTAATGCATTAATCACTCTGTATGCAAAGTGTGGGAGCATTGATGATGCAAAAAGACAGTTTTTGGAGATGCCTGAGAGGAATGAAATTTCATGGAATGCCATGATCACAGGCTATTCTCAACATGGCTGTGGTAATGAAGCATTAAGACTCTTTGAGGAGATGAAATTAATGGGATTGCTACCAAATCATGTTACGTTTGTTGGCGTTTTATCAGCCTGTAGCCATGTGGGTTTGGTGAATGAGGGGCTTGACCACTTCAAGTCAATAAGCAAAGAGCATGGCCTGGTACCAAAGACAGAACATTATGTTTGTGTTGTGGATATTCTAGGACGTGCTGGGCTATTGGATTGGGCAAGAGAATTCATAAAGGAAATGCCAATTGAACCAGATGCAATGGTTTGGTTGTCCCTCTTAAGTGCTTGTAGGGTTCACAAGAACATGGAAATTGGAGAGTTTGCTGCCCGTCATCTGCTAGAGTTGGAACCTAAAGATTCTGCAGCTTTTGTTCTCCTATCAAATATATATGCAGTGGCAGGGAAATGGGATTGTAGGGATCAGACGAGGCAAATGATGAAAGATAGAGGTGTGAAGAAAGAGCCAGGTTGTAGTTGGATTGAGGTTAAGAACTCAGTTCATGCGTTCTTCGTTGGTGATCAACTCCATCCACTAGCAAAGGAGATATATGAGTTCTTAGAGGATTTGAACAAACAGGCAGCCAAAGTTGGTTATGTACAAGATCGTAATAGCCTTTGGAGTGATACAGAGCAGGAGCAGAAGGACCCAAACATGTATATTCACAGTGAAAAACTGGCTGTTGCATTTGGACTCCTTAGCTTGTCTCATGCAATGCCAGTACGTGTGATGAAGAATCTTCGTGTCTGTAATGATTGCCATAATTGGATAAAATTTGTATCAAAAATTTCTAGTAGGATAATTGTAGTACGAGATGCATACCGCTTTCATCATTTTGATGGTGGCGTGTGTTCATGTAAAGATTACTGGTAA
- the LOC131146249 gene encoding uncharacterized protein LOC131146249, protein MRRHRGNKRSTFFFLSRWFSVQDRAAAANLPAPWPFESPSLSPTSTAPSTNIQSPSALHDSRPATSCSTLRLVHAQLQRAPATDHPAAMAATTKAQSSSRHQLPYARPPSPFAATINAASSHCRSPLLQPSAASHSNSQAGPELLLRQNTLPSDSF, encoded by the exons ATGCGGAGGCATAGGGGAAATAAAAGATctacgtttttttttttatctcgcTGGTTTTCTGTCCAAGACAGAGCAGCCGCAGCGAACCTCCCTGCTCCATGGCCATTTGAATCTCCTTCCCTTTCACCAACGTCCACGGCTCCTTCGACCAATATCCAGTCTCCCTCTGCACTCCACGACTCCAGGCCAGCCACTAGTTGCTCTACTCTACGGTTGGTCCACGCTCAACTCCAGCGAGCCCCTGCCACCGATCACCCTGCTGCTATGGCAGCCACCACCAAGGCACAGTCATCCTCACGGCACCAGCTTCCTTACGCCCGGCCTCCATCTCCATTTGCTGCAACCATCAACGCCGCCTCCAGCCACTGCCGGAGTCCTCTACTCCAGCCATCTGCTGCCAGCCACAGCAACTCTCAGGCCGGACCCGAGCTCTTGCTGCGCCAGAACACACTTCCCTCT GATTCTTTTTAG